A single genomic interval of Gossypium raimondii isolate GPD5lz chromosome 11, ASM2569854v1, whole genome shotgun sequence harbors:
- the LOC105761864 gene encoding probable protein phosphatase 2C 65 has product MGACCSTEVKYKGRRHEEDDLEGKEEEGQQEEVTTTGHAGAIVRFQGSSSYTSMYTRKGKKGINQDAMTVWENFMGEKNVFFCAVFDGHGPSGHQVARHVCHTLPYKLSTVFKENDVAVGADKDWEASIIRAFEESDEDLILEESLDSYCSGTTAVTVIKQDEHLIISNLGDSRAILCTRDNENQLIPIQLTVDLKPSIPSEAERILKCGGRVFAMDEESNVPRVWMPDHDCPGLAMARAFGDFCLKDHGVIAIPQVSYRKLTSKDEFVVLATDGVWDVLTNNEVIRIVASVKKQSMAAKILVYYAVQAWRTRYPGSKVDDCAVVCLFLKKRPLLTRSLSDMSKNVASQLDGADSNLISKDRKTEEGETVINCDITVDPKALDELNRVKAFTKSSRLGSLNRRKTSKDFGGTEAN; this is encoded by the exons ATGGGTGCCTGCTGTAGTACAGAGGTGAAGTACAAAGGTAGAcgccatgaagaagatgatttGGAGGGGAAAGAAGAGGAGGGCCAACAGGAGGAAGTTACGACCACTGGACATGCCGGGGCCATAGTCAGATTTCAGGGATCCTCTAGCTACACGTCAATGTACACCCGCAAGGGGAAAAAAGGGATCAATCAGGACGCCATGACCGTATGGGAg AACTTCATGGGAGAGAAGAACGTGTTCTTCTGCGCTGTATTTGATGGTCATGGTCCGTCAGGTCACCAGGTTGCACGTCATGTATGTCACACCTTGCCATACAAGCTTTCTACAGTGTTCAAAGAAAATGATGTAGCTGTTGGCGCTGACAAAGACTGGGAGGCAAGTATAATTAGAGCTTTCGAAGAGTCGGATGAAGATCTTATCTTGGAAGAGTCTCTTGACAGTTACTGCAGTGGTACCACAGCTGTAACTGTTATTAAGCAG GATGAACATTTGATAATTTCAAACTTGGGGGATTCTCGTGCGATTCTTTGCACTAGAGACAATGAAAACCAACTCATTCCGATCCAACTCACAGTTGACTTGAAACCTAGTATACCAA GTGAAGCTGAAAGAATCCTGAAGTGCGGTGGCAGGGTCTTTGCAATGGATGAAGAATCAAATGTACCAAGAGTATGGATGCCCGATCATGATTGCCCTGGCTTAGCCATGGCAAGGGCTTTCGGGGATTTCTGCCTCAAGGATCATGGTGTTATCGCAATTCCTCAAGTTTCTTACAGGAAGCTTACAAGCAAAGATGAATTTGTAGTGTTGGCGACTGATGGG GTGTGGGATGTGCTAACAAACAACGAGGTGATACGAATAGTAGCTTCAGTAAAGAAACAATCAATGGCAGCTAAAATATTGGTTTATTATGCTGTTCAAGCATGGCGAACAAGGTATCCAGGCTCCAAGGTGGATGATTGTGCAGTGGTATGCTTGTTCCTGAAGAAACGACCATTATTAACAAGATCCTTGTCTGACATGAGCAAAAACGTTGCAAGTCAACTAGATGGTGCAGATTCTAACCTTATTTCTAAAGACAGGAAAACCGAAGAAGGCGAGACTGTTATAAATTGCGATATTACTGTGGACCCTAAGGCCCTTGATGAATTAAATAGAGTAAAGGCTTTTACCAAGTCTTCTCGGCTCGGCAGTTTGAATAGGAGGAAAACATCTAAGGACTTTGGGGGAACCGAAGCTaattga
- the LOC105761863 gene encoding uncharacterized protein LOC105761863, whose translation MKTLTSPCSKPIFGNNRDRGFSSFQHLSLTRAQVCLLPSKKLARIRFLHLVSVQRRRLQPLFSSSSFSPDLQGELETAETQPKEHNTTRVKFQLKKECSFGEHFFIVGDHPMLGSWDPESCIPLTWSEGHVWAVELDIPVGISVQFKFILKTTTGDILWQPGPDRIFKSLETENMIVVSEDWEAADYQEVLKEELQALSEELATGNGVPSLDKPFAIVAENPSYPTEDFMANKNAEALGMNRTKYPNNEAMAIANKNVVVAEDLTPLSTVATEEEMLDEDDKNSTSDTSVGVDEAKCDELSELVEKQEPEGEPWEEKITAVTYNGLEQLDSCTFN comes from the exons ATGAAAACCTTGACGAGTCCTTGCTCCAAGCCAATCTTTGGCAATAATAGAGATAGAgggttttcttcttttcaacaTCTTTCTCTTACTAGAGCTCAAGTATGCTTATTACCTTCTAAAAAGCTTGCTAGAATCCGCTTCTTGCATTTGGTTTCTGTGCAACGGAGGCGTCTGCAGCCtcttttttcatcttcttctttctcaCCTGACTTACAG GGGGAGTTGGAGACAGCAGAAACTCAACCTAAAGAACACA ATACCACTCGTGTCAAATTTCAGTTGAAGAAAGAGTGCTCATTTGGGGAGCATTTTTTCATAGTAGGGGATCATCCTATGTTAGGCTCATGGGACCCTGAGAGTTGTATCCCACTGACTTGGTCAGAAGGACATGTTTGGGCAGTAGAGCTG GATATACCTGTTGGAATCTCAGTCCAGTTCAAATTCATTCTGAAAACAACCACTGGGGACATTTTGTGGCAACCGGGCCCTGATCGGATATTTAAATCCTTGGAAACTGAGAATATGATTGTTGTTTCCGAAGACTGGGAAGCAGCTGATTATCAGGAAGTACTGAAGGAAGAACTACAAGCATTATCGGAGGAATTGGCCACTGGAAATGGTGTTCCTTCCCTAGACAAGCCCTTTGCTATTGTTGCAGAGAATCCTAGCTACCCAACAGAAGACTTCATGGCAAATAAAAATGCTGAAGCGCTTGGCATGAATAGAACTAAATACCCAAATAATGAAGCTATGGCTATTGCTAACAAGAATGTTGTAGTAGCAGAGGACTTGACTCCATTATCAACGGTGGCAACTGAAGAAGAAATGTTGGATGAAGATGACAAGAATAGTACGAGCGATACATCTGTTGGAGTTGATGAAGCTAAATGCGATGAATTATCAGAG TTAGTTGAGAAGCAAGAACCTGAAGGTGAACCATGGGAAGAAAAAATAACTGCGGTAACCTACAATGGGTTGGAACAACTCGACAGCTGTACATTCAACTAG
- the LOC105761862 gene encoding uncharacterized protein LOC105761862, which yields MELSEEWKAYFPIGKSLDPPLLSSSKLGPLFFIPKPKTLPKILFHSPSLFPPLLPPLPRLSFSRFLSASSVPYSTSFSIASCFTPNCSHDDDASSLLSHNRLHLLHCPDHNITLVFFTTGSNHDRIGFFAIHVQDNDFKFLGDGNGGVFISNNHFNHKILSILVNPVDDFDGISGDSVVGYLMTSTLYSVHWYSVRFDNSSKTPALDYLGSKLFKSSSIVCACCSPHIPEESVVLLENGALFLFDLASYVNCQKPNGYVKGSKFRVLWDDSSVSENCKWLGIEFSWHPRILVVARSDAVFLLDFRSDECNVTCLAKIEMLSPYAVVDEDQFLAFSRAGADGFQFVLASLSLLLLCDVRKPMLPLLRWAHALDNPCFIDVIRLSELRSQSRDDTYQWATESGFCIILGSFWNCEFRLFCYGPSSANEGPVAMEISKFCKPFLAWDLPSDLLLSNQECHCGSCLVREEFSKGALPEWIDWQQKKDIVLGFGVLSRDLSKLVCESDEFGGFTLIRLMSSGRIEAQRYCASWDLVQNFNVAHREPFFNFGDSLLYALGDDEYEFPKRFKYLNLDYLRGYLNDNLAEGLDSRIKKSHKGLQQKESFNLDFHEILCEKLKVCGFGRFRSSPALSVVFNDISLPTSICEVASRQMWATLPLELLLLAFSSYPELLDVPFDDMTMPLEFSVVPDLPQLPPFLLRKPSCRSTKWSHKMQPDDSLVGPVLPLPILLTLHEFRNGCPDSEKMCEFSSEVEFGLRCNEVMQVAAEMAVSDSSLLNNDEIVSLADDRDEMWVNSQRPKPLLLYHPVGGESYGNHIYKDEKFTTMITKVHKVTDRNDTTDSVGLELFDDLCPIELKLYVPVMNFGSQELEAFKTLKRQFCRWQERFKPYQELCIQNNIDFQKKA from the coding sequence ATGGAGTTATCGGAAGAATGGAAAGCTTATTTTCCCATCGGCAAATCACTGGACCCGCCGCTCCTCTCTTCTTCAAAGCTTGGTCCTCTTTTCTTCATCCCAAAGCCCAAAACTCTTCCTAAAATCCTTTTCCATTCTCCCTCTCTTTTCCCCCCTCTTCTTCCTCCTCTACCTCGCCTTTCTTTCTCTCGATTCCTCTCTGCTTCTTCTGTCCCTTACTCCACTTCTTTCTCTATTGCTTCCTGCTTCACCCCTAATTGCTCCCACGACGACGACGCTTCTTCCCTTCTATCACACAATCGCCTCCACCTTCTCCATTGCCCTGACCACAACATTACTCTTGTCTTCTTCACCACTGGCTCTAACCATGACCGAATCGGGTTCTTCGCTATTCACGTCCAAGACAACGATTTTAAGTTTCTGGGTGATGGGAACGGTGGCGTCTTTATTTCTAACAACCACTTCAATCACAAAATATTGAGTATTTTAGTGAACCCAGTTGATGATTTCGACGGGATTTCAGGTGATTCTGTTGTTGGGTATTTAATGACTTCTACTCTATATTCTGTTCATTGGTATTCTGTTAGATTTGATAACTCTAGCAAAACCCCTGCTTTGGATTACTTAGGCAGTAAGTTATTCAAGAGTTCCTCGATTGTCTGTGCTTGTTGCAGCCCACACATACCTGAAGAAAGTGTGGTTTTGTTAGAGAATGGTGCACTGTTCTTGTTTGATTTAGCTTCTTATGTTAATTGTCAGAAACCCAATGGCTATGTTAAAGGGAGTAAATTTAGAGTTCTATGGGATGATTCGAGTGTTTCAGAGAATTGTAAATGGTTGGGTATTGAGTTCAGTTGGCATCCTAGAATTTTAGTTGTTGCCCGATCAGATGCTGtttttttacttgatttcaGGAGTGATGAGTGCAATGTAACTTGTTTAGCTAAGATTGAGATGTTGAGCCCATATGCTGTAGTTGATGAGGATCAGTTCCTAGCATTTTCTAGAGCAGGAGCTGATGGGTTTCAGTTTGTTTTGGCTTCCCTAAGTTTATTGCTTCTTTGTGATGTGCGTAAACCAATGTTACCATTGCTGCGTTGGGCTCATGCCCTAGATAATCCATGCTTCATTGATGTGATTAGGTTATCAGAATTGAGATCACAATCAAGGGATGATACATATCAGTGGGCAACTGAATCGGGTTTTTGCATCATATTGGGATCATTTTGGAATTGTGAGTTCAGGCTGTTCTGTTATGGCCCTTCTTCAGCCAATGAAGGACCTGTTGCTATGGAAATTTCAAAGTTTTGCAAACCCTTTTTGGCATGGGATCTTCCTTCAGATTTATTATTGTCAAACCAAGAGTGTCATTGTGGAAGTTGTCTTGTTAGGGAAGAATTTTCGAAAGGTGCACTTCCTGAATGGATTGATTGGCAGCAGAAGAAAGATATTGTCCTTGGCTTCGGGGTTTTGAGCAGGGATCTCTCGAAGTTGGTGTGCGAGTCAGATGAATTTGGTGGGTTTACTTTGATTAGGCTAATGTCTTCAGGAAGGATTGAAGCTCAACGATATTGTGCCTCGTGGGATTTGGTGCAGAATTTTAATGTAGCTCACAGAGaaccatttttcaattttggggATAGCTTACTATACGCCTTGGGTGACGATGAATATGAATTTCCTAAAAGGTTCAAGTATTTGAACCTTGACTATCTTCGTGGTTATTTGAATGACAATCTTGCTGAAGGCCTAGACTCCAGGATAAAGAAGTCCCACAAGGGTCTTCAGCAGAAGGAATCTTTTAACCTAGACTTTCATGAAATTTTGTGTGAGAAGTTGAAGGTCTGCGGATTTGGTCGATTCAGGTCCTCTCCTGCACTTTCCGTTGTCTTCAATGACATTAGCTTGCCAACAAGTATATGCGAAGTTGCTTCAAGGCAAATGTGGGCAACCTTACCTTTGGAACTTTTACTACTAGCTTTCTCTAGCTATCCTGAGCTACTTGATGTGCCCTTCGATGACATGACAATGCCTCTGGAATTTTCAGTTGTTCCAGACCTTCCTCAGTTGCCTCCATTCCTACTAAGGAAGCCTTCATGCCGCAGCACTAAGTGGTCACATAAGATGCAGCCTGATGATTCACTTGTGGGTCCTGTTCTTCCTCTCCCCATTCTACTTACACTTCACGAGTTTCGTAACGGCTGTCCTGATTCAGAGAAAATGTGTGAATTTTCATCAGAGGTGGAGTTTGGCCTTAGGTGCAATGAAGTCATGCAGGTTGCTGCAGAAATGGCTGTATCAGATTCTAGCTTGCTTAACAATGATGAAATTGTCTCTCTTGCTGATGACAGAGATGAGATGTGGGTTAACTCTCAAAGGCCAAAACCATTGCTTTTATACCATCCAGTTGGAGGCGAGTCATATGGAAACCATATTTATAAAGATGAGAAATTTACTACCATGATTACCAAAGTGCATAAGGTTACTGATCGTAATGACACAACTGATAGTGTTGGGCTAGAACTATTCGATGATCTGTGTCCCATTGAGTTGAAGCTTTATGTTCCTGTCATGAACTTTGGCTCACAGGAATTAGAAGCGTTCAAGACATTGAAAAGGCAGTTTTGCAGGTGGCAAGAACGTTTTAAACCATATCAGGAACTGTGCATCCAGAATAATATAGATTTTCAAAAGAAGGCATGA